A genomic segment from Stappia indica encodes:
- a CDS encoding thymidylate synthase: MRQYHELMQRILDEGVKKTDRTGTGTISVFGHQMRFDLADGFPMVTTKKLHLKSIIHELLWFLAGDTNIRYLKENGVRIWDEWADENGDLGPVYGYQWRSWPAPDGSSIDQISKLLEQIRKTPDSRRLIVSAWNPALVDEMALPPCHAFFQFYVADGRLSCQLYQRSADVFLGVPFNIASYALLTMMVAKVTGYEPGEFIHTFGDAHLYLNHLDQAREQLSREPRALPTMRINEAAHDLFAFRFEDFELVGYDPHPHIKAAVAV; this comes from the coding sequence GTGCGGCAATATCACGAGCTGATGCAGCGCATCCTCGACGAGGGTGTGAAGAAGACCGACCGGACGGGCACGGGGACCATTTCCGTGTTCGGCCACCAGATGCGCTTCGACCTTGCCGACGGCTTCCCGATGGTGACGACCAAGAAGCTGCACCTGAAGTCGATCATCCACGAATTGCTGTGGTTCCTGGCCGGCGACACCAACATCCGCTACCTGAAGGAAAACGGGGTGCGGATCTGGGACGAGTGGGCCGACGAGAACGGCGACCTCGGGCCGGTCTACGGCTATCAGTGGCGCTCGTGGCCGGCGCCGGACGGCAGCTCCATCGACCAGATTTCCAAGCTGCTGGAGCAGATCCGCAAGACGCCGGACAGCCGCCGGCTGATCGTCTCTGCGTGGAACCCGGCGCTGGTCGACGAGATGGCGCTGCCGCCGTGCCACGCCTTCTTCCAGTTCTATGTCGCCGACGGCCGGCTGTCCTGCCAGCTCTACCAGCGCTCGGCCGACGTGTTCCTCGGCGTGCCGTTCAACATCGCCTCCTACGCGCTGCTGACGATGATGGTGGCCAAGGTGACGGGATACGAGCCGGGCGAGTTCATCCACACGTTCGGCGACGCGCATCTCTACCTGAACCACCTGGACCAGGCGCGCGAGCAGCTGTCGCGCGAACCGCGCGCCCTGCCGACAATGCGGATCAACGAGGCGGCGCACGACCTCTTCGCCTTCCGCTTCGAGGATTTCGAGCTCGTCGGCTACGACCCGCACCCGCATATCAAGGCGGCGGTCGCGGTCTGA